A genome region from Chitinophagales bacterium includes the following:
- a CDS encoding FGGY-family carbohydrate kinase: MASSLVLTVDLGTSGPKVSVFNEKAELIDSEFAPTQLIITPDGGAEQDPADWLHAIFSAYNTIAARAKFNPKEIETFNITSQWSGTVAIDANGKPLMNGIIWMDARGAEYAGKLTDGFLKIDGYDVFKILKWIRITGGAPTKSGKDSIAHILYLKHKRPDVYNNARYFLEPKDYLNYYFTGRAAASFDSITLHWITDNRNINNIHYHDGLIQQTGVEKSKLPELVSTNTIIGEMHSHLAEKMGLARHVKVVSGSPDTHSAAIGSGAVKDYEGHIYVGTSGWLLTHVPFKKTDLLHNVATIPSSLPGRYLLINEQETSGACLNFLKNNILFPQDELSEHTAPSNFYQLADQEVLKVPAGSNGVMFTPWLNGERSPIDDHKTRASFLNLGLKNTRGDMVRAVYEGVANNNRWLMIYAEKLIQKPFESLRIIGGGANSNIWCQIMADTMNREILQVEDPIAANSRGSALLALTATGKMDIDDIGKAVKVKRTFTPNPQNRQLYDERFEIYQSIYSKQKSIFKRLNK; this comes from the coding sequence ATGGCATCTTCTTTAGTTCTTACCGTAGATTTGGGCACTTCGGGACCAAAGGTTTCAGTATTTAATGAAAAAGCAGAACTCATAGACAGCGAATTTGCTCCCACCCAACTTATTATTACGCCCGATGGAGGAGCAGAGCAAGATCCGGCAGATTGGCTCCATGCCATTTTTAGTGCCTACAACACCATTGCTGCGCGTGCCAAATTCAATCCAAAAGAAATAGAAACATTCAACATCACCTCGCAGTGGAGCGGAACCGTAGCTATTGATGCAAACGGCAAACCACTTATGAATGGCATTATTTGGATGGATGCACGTGGTGCAGAATACGCAGGTAAATTAACCGATGGCTTTTTGAAAATAGATGGATATGATGTTTTTAAAATTCTAAAATGGATACGCATTACAGGTGGCGCACCTACCAAATCGGGCAAAGACAGCATTGCTCATATTTTATACTTAAAACACAAGCGCCCCGATGTGTACAACAATGCCCGCTACTTCTTAGAGCCCAAAGATTATTTAAACTACTATTTTACAGGAAGAGCAGCAGCATCGTTTGATAGTATTACCCTGCATTGGATTACCGACAATAGAAACATCAACAACATACACTACCACGATGGTTTAATACAACAAACAGGAGTTGAAAAATCTAAATTGCCAGAGTTGGTATCCACCAATACTATTATTGGAGAAATGCACTCGCATCTTGCAGAAAAAATGGGGTTGGCACGGCACGTAAAAGTTGTGAGCGGCTCTCCCGATACGCATTCTGCAGCCATTGGCTCGGGAGCCGTAAAAGACTATGAAGGGCATATCTATGTAGGCACTTCGGGCTGGTTGCTCACCCATGTTCCATTTAAGAAAACAGATTTGCTTCACAATGTGGCAACCATTCCGAGTTCGTTGCCGGGGCGCTACCTACTTATCAATGAACAAGAAACATCAGGTGCTTGCCTTAACTTTTTAAAGAACAATATCTTATTCCCACAAGATGAATTAAGCGAACACACAGCGCCATCTAATTTTTACCAATTGGCAGACCAAGAGGTATTGAAAGTACCTGCAGGCAGTAATGGCGTAATGTTTACACCTTGGCTAAACGGAGAGCGCAGCCCGATAGACGACCACAAAACCCGCGCATCGTTCTTAAATCTGGGACTCAAAAACACCCGTGGCGACATGGTGCGTGCAGTGTACGAAGGTGTTGCAAACAACAACCGCTGGCTAATGATTTATGCCGAAAAACTAATTCAAAAACCATTTGAATCGTTGCGTATTATTGGAGGAGGAGCCAACTCCAATATCTGGTGTCAAATTATGGCAGACACTATGAACCGCGAAATTTTACAGGTAGAAGATCCAATTGCAGCCAACTCGCGTGGCAGTGCTTTACTAGCGCTCACTGCTACCGGAAAAATGGATATTGATGATATTGGAAAAGCCGTAAAGGTAAAACGCACCTTTACGCCCAATCCGCAAAACCGCCAGTTATACGATGAACGTTTTGAAATTTATCAAAGTATCTACAGCAAGCAAAAAAGTATTTTTAAACGATTGAACAAGTAG
- the lpxB gene encoding lipid-A-disaccharide synthase: MKYYIIAGEASGDLHGGNLIKAIRAGDSQAQCRVWGGNNMQAAGGEVVKHIRDLAFMGFWEVIKNLSTILGNIEFCKKDIAAWQPDVVVLIDYPGFNFRLLPFLKERNFKIVWYIAPQVWAWKENRTKLLKKYVDRLLVIFPFEIDFFKKWELDATFVGHPLLDVIDASSSKQAISKTIALLPGSRKQEIEKMLPLYVKVSKHFPEYEFCVAGMSIHGEAYYKHYLEGSNCKLVMDATYSVLQQAQAALVTSGTATMEAALLRVPQVVCYRGSWFSYIIGRMLVKVPFISIVNLVCGKKVVTELIQHQASEMQAKSELQRILQPDIREVMLQDYELLYATLGGKGASENAAAAILALVHKK; the protein is encoded by the coding sequence GTGAAGTATTACATCATAGCAGGTGAAGCATCGGGCGATTTGCACGGAGGCAACTTAATAAAGGCAATTCGAGCAGGCGATTCGCAGGCGCAGTGCCGGGTTTGGGGTGGCAATAATATGCAGGCTGCCGGAGGCGAAGTGGTAAAACATATAAGAGATCTAGCATTTATGGGTTTTTGGGAAGTGATTAAGAACCTTTCTACCATTCTTGGCAATATAGAATTTTGTAAGAAAGACATTGCGGCTTGGCAGCCCGATGTGGTGGTGCTTATAGATTATCCCGGATTTAATTTCAGGCTGCTACCTTTTTTAAAGGAAAGGAATTTTAAAATAGTGTGGTACATAGCTCCGCAGGTGTGGGCATGGAAAGAAAACCGTACCAAACTGCTCAAGAAGTATGTAGATAGGTTGCTGGTTATTTTCCCGTTTGAAATAGATTTCTTTAAGAAGTGGGAGCTAGATGCAACTTTTGTTGGGCATCCGCTGTTAGATGTAATAGATGCAAGCTCAAGCAAGCAAGCCATATCGAAAACAATAGCATTACTGCCCGGTAGCCGCAAACAGGAAATAGAAAAGATGTTGCCTTTATATGTAAAAGTAAGCAAGCATTTTCCTGAATATGAATTTTGTGTAGCCGGAATGAGTATTCATGGCGAAGCCTATTACAAGCACTATTTGGAAGGAAGTAATTGTAAATTGGTAATGGATGCTACTTACAGTGTGTTGCAGCAGGCGCAGGCGGCATTGGTTACTTCCGGTACTGCAACTATGGAAGCTGCTTTGCTTCGGGTGCCACAGGTTGTATGCTATCGAGGGAGTTGGTTCTCATACATTATCGGAAGAATGCTGGTTAAAGTCCCTTTTATTTCTATTGTGAATTTGGTGTGTGGTAAAAAAGTAGTAACGGAGCTTATTCAACACCAAGCCAGCGAAATGCAAGCTAAAAGTGAGTTGCAAAGAATTTTGCAGCCCGATATTCGTGAAGTAATGTTACAGGATTATGAGTTGCTGTATGCTACTTTAGGAGGCAAAGGTGCTTCTGAAAATGCTGCAGCAGCTATATTAGCATTGGTGCATAAAAAATGA
- a CDS encoding rhomboid family intramembrane serine protease, with the protein MSESKTFWRSIVFSIALISVLWIVKGYEWWSGSDWGNWGILPQHISGLKGIVFAPFLHGSFEHLASNTTAIFLLLVVLLNAYPTIAFQVLLFVHIVSGSLVWAFTFPDGYHIGISGIIYGVAAFLIALGIIRKDKASSAIAILVGLLYGSMAIGFFPKEGVSWQSHIWGAVSGIIIAFIYRKKDLPLEYDLEDDTPEQEHFFDR; encoded by the coding sequence ATGAGTGAATCGAAAACATTTTGGCGGAGTATTGTTTTTTCAATAGCACTTATATCGGTACTTTGGATTGTAAAAGGATATGAGTGGTGGAGTGGAAGCGATTGGGGCAATTGGGGTATTTTGCCACAACATATTTCGGGTTTAAAAGGTATTGTTTTTGCTCCGTTTTTGCATGGTAGTTTTGAACATTTGGCATCAAATACAACAGCCATTTTTTTGCTCTTGGTAGTGTTGCTGAATGCTTATCCTACCATAGCCTTTCAAGTACTTTTGTTTGTACATATTGTAAGTGGTTCGTTGGTGTGGGCGTTTACTTTTCCCGATGGCTACCATATTGGTATTAGTGGCATTATTTATGGTGTTGCGGCATTCTTAATTGCATTGGGCATTATTAGAAAAGATAAGGCATCATCGGCTATTGCCATTTTGGTTGGCTTACTTTATGGCAGTATGGCTATTGGTTTTTTTCCAAAAGAAGGAGTGAGTTGGCAAAGCCATATTTGGGGAGCCGTAAGCGGCATAATAATTGCATTCATTTATAGAAAAAAGGATTTGCCATTAGAGTACGACCTCGAAGATGATACACCTGAGCAAGAACATTTTTTCGATAGATAA
- a CDS encoding PASTA domain-containing protein: MNKNFAKIIAINIGIAIGIAGLLLAIVSWSLSSYTRHGQQISVPDLRGASIEKAQETLAALHLTLVVMDSAYNVEKPLNSILEQSPKPGAKVKEHRKIYLVVNASKVPSVEVPDLAGKSSLKYAKLQLQSVGLVAGNTIYRPDPHLNAVIGLEVKGRPVGKGSRVPKGTVVDILLGDGIGGEEIKVPYLLGLTLQEAIFILQGKGLNTGAVVLKSGTTDSLSALVYKQVPEGGVNKKIRIGEPIDLFVADELPDDLIIDPLLYNEEDSLEVQ, translated from the coding sequence GTGAATAAAAACTTCGCTAAAATTATAGCCATCAACATTGGCATTGCTATTGGCATTGCAGGTCTTTTGCTTGCAATTGTATCATGGAGTTTAAGCTCTTACACTCGCCACGGGCAACAAATTTCCGTTCCAGATTTAAGAGGCGCAAGCATTGAAAAAGCACAAGAAACATTGGCTGCACTCCACCTTACTTTAGTAGTAATGGATTCTGCCTATAATGTAGAAAAGCCCCTAAACTCTATATTGGAACAAAGTCCTAAACCCGGAGCAAAAGTAAAGGAACACCGAAAAATTTATTTGGTAGTAAATGCTAGCAAAGTGCCTAGTGTAGAAGTACCCGATTTAGCAGGAAAATCGTCTTTAAAATATGCCAAACTACAATTGCAAAGTGTAGGCCTGGTGGCGGGCAACACCATTTACCGCCCCGACCCGCACCTTAATGCAGTAATTGGCTTAGAAGTAAAAGGCCGCCCGGTAGGGAAAGGAAGCAGAGTTCCTAAAGGAACGGTAGTAGATATTTTGCTGGGAGATGGTATTGGTGGCGAAGAAATTAAAGTACCATACCTATTGGGATTAACATTGCAAGAAGCCATTTTTATATTGCAAGGAAAAGGGCTAAACACTGGTGCTGTGGTATTAAAAAGCGGCACCACCGATAGCCTTTCTGCATTAGTATATAAGCAAGTACCGGAGGGCGGAGTAAATAAGAAAATACGTATTGGCGAGCCTATAGATTTGTTTGTTGCAGACGAGCTACCCGATGATTTAATTATAGATCCACTTCTTTACAACGAAGAAGATTCTTTGGAGGTTCAATAG